A single region of the Vicia villosa cultivar HV-30 ecotype Madison, WI linkage group LG4, Vvil1.0, whole genome shotgun sequence genome encodes:
- the LOC131597685 gene encoding probable CoA ligase CCL8 produces the protein MDIFKAIAKQEVATYESVAIRVDQKSYSYSQLISSAQKLSNLLCENDGKGNLAGARVEIVAKPSAEFVVGILAIWFSGGVAVPLALSFPEVELMYVINNSDVSAILSTEDHSDD, from the exons ATGGACATCTTCAAAGCAATAGCGAAACAAGAAGTTGCGACTTATGAAAGTGTTGCTATCAGAGTTGATCAGAAGAGTTATAGTTACAGTCAACTCATTTCATCGGCACAAAAGCTATCTAATCTCTTGTGTGAAAATGATGGCAAG GGAAATCTTGCAGGAGCTCGAGTAGAAATTGTAGCCAAACCGTCTGCAGAATTTGTTGTCGGAATACTTGCAATTTGGTTTAGCGGAGGTGTTGCTGTTCCACTTGCACTCAGCTTTCCAGAAGTAGAGCTCATGTATGTGATAAATAATTCG GATGTGTCTGCAATACTGAGTACCGAAGATCATAGTGATGATTAA